The proteins below come from a single Dermacentor albipictus isolate Rhodes 1998 colony chromosome 7, USDA_Dalb.pri_finalv2, whole genome shotgun sequence genomic window:
- the LOC135906757 gene encoding lysosomal aspartic protease-like, with protein sequence MRILALSLFVLLGSRGNGAAQSSRNTIQAGNADRTISVPLVNHKNLTYTMVLKIGTPRQEFKVMLDPAGITWVPAYYCTEGEPCFGHKMYDHSESTTQTTDWEDGATDFGTGNVTGFAFRDTHELGGVDVGNLYFVSGIGFHGVPSFVNEPFDGVFGLRLGTNSSLYEMASSGVISKPWVGLYFSSNENVQGEALFGGANKQHYEGPLTFVDALDSAFQFRLDAYEILGQKHVLQQSASWARPAPTEPFIGGPATEINKINTLLAARKVQKGKYELRCHVRPSEVTFVIGENKIVLRPEDYVVKVHTASGTECYSGFVEAEKTANASWQFGLVFLRRVYTVLEAPLESSGHGRLGLAIAH encoded by the exons GAACACCATTCAGGCCGGGAATGCTGACCGTACGATATCCGTTCCATTGGTCAACCACAAAAAT CTCACATACACCATGGTGCTGAAGATAGGTACGCCACGACAGGAATTCAAGGTCATGCTTGATCCGGCGGGAATTACCTGGGTCCCTGCCTACTACTGCACCGAAGGAGAACCCTGCT ttGGACACAAGATGTACGACCACAGCGAGTCGACGACGCAAACAACTGATTGGGAGGACGGCGCCACTGACTTTGGCAC GGGCAACGTCACCGGATTCGCATTTCGGGATACTCACGAACTAGGTGGCGTGGACGTCGGGAATCTCTATTTCGTCAGCGGCATCGGCTTTCACGGAGTACCCAGCTTCGTGAACGAGCCGTTCGATGGCGTATTCGGACTCCGCCTCGGTACGAACTCGTCGCTTTACGAAATGGCCAGCTCAGGAGTCATCAGCAAGCCCTGGGTGGGACTGTACTTCAGCTCCAACGAAAACGTTCAAGGTGAAGCGCTGTTTGGGGGAGCAAACAAGCAGCACTACGAGGGTCCGCTGACTTTCGTGGATGCCCTCGACAGTGCTTTCCAGTTCCGTCTGGATGC GTACGAAATACTTGGTCAGAAGCATGTGCTACAACAGTCTGCATCGTGGGCTCGGCCAGCGCCAACTGAACCATTCATTGGCGGTCCAGCCACCGAAATCAACAAAATCAACACCCTACTTGCGGCACGTAAGGTCCAGAAAGGAAAA TACGAACTTCGCTGCCACGTCAGGCCCTCCGAGGTCACCTTCGTGATCGGTGAGAATAAGATTGTTCTACGTCCAGAAGACTACGTGGTGAAG GTTCACACTGCCTCGGGCACGGAATGCTACAGCGGCTTCGTTGAAGCGGAAAAGACAGCGAACGCAAGCTGGCAGTTCGGCCTGGTGTTCCTCCGACGAGTATACACCGTGCTCGAGGCGCCGCTTGAGTCCTCAGGCCACGGCCGACTCGGCCTCGCCATAGCGCACTAA